A stretch of the Zeugodacus cucurbitae isolate PBARC_wt_2022May chromosome 6, idZeuCucr1.2, whole genome shotgun sequence genome encodes the following:
- the LOC105217007 gene encoding kelch-like protein 5, producing MDTRTTQGTASQKNSNELKRFFNEKLLANIFRFYEEQYLIDVTFKVSNPVSFVPAHRLILSAASPYFEDLFNGDRGINPVIEINDIDSDIFKLLITFCYTGQTLVTVENVAAMLKAAIVLQLEDAATTCVDYLMTHINECTLQSAYALERETQCELLKQKIREYEIRNFMEIIQHDEFLNFEVEKLHCLLESDNLNIAREKDAFDSITRWFNHNVSARREQLPRLVSCLRLTQFDVDFLLTHIQTLPGCELLAFMASMWIREPAARTKLNIRFTEPRVGVNAGDGVEKTLLALYKEAGKNSPCVLQYDKTEDKWQEYASINNFNTKCSAVLKDDNILFLGGTDQHGNASNTVLSWNIRNKTWKEMPAMNQARRLHSVVELDGKIYAIGGRGNDDTLLQSVERYTTSNGWEFVKPLFTARHSGDAVSLNGKIYVVGGWNQTRLKSVECYNPDTKTWTLCADMTEYRRSPGITAHNGQIYIVADISNHDINTVERYDPQRDTWTTICSLESGGTVWSSIACASLDNKLWAIGGRVGAENNTTVAAYDEENDGWIQKSLLPKCLIYSCFVVPVSVLVSQY from the exons ATGGATACAAGAACAACGCAAGGAACTGCTTCACAGAAGAATTCGAATGAGTTAAAACGTTTTTTCAATGAGAAATTATTGGCAAACATATTTCGTTTCTACGAAGAACAATATTTAATTGATGTgacatttaaagtttcaaatCCAGTGTCTTT TGTACCCGCGCATCGTTTGATACTCTCAGCAGCGAGTCCTTACTTCGAGGATCTCTTCAACGGTGATCGTGGCATTAATCCtgttatcgaaataaatgatatcGATAGCGATATTTTTAAGCTCTTAATAACATTTTGCTACACCGGCCAGACGCTGGTGACCGTTGAAAATGTCGCTGCGATGCTGAAGGCGGCAATCGTGTTGCAATTGGAAGATGCCGCAACCACTTGTGTGGACTACCTAATGACACATATCAATGAATGCACATTACAGAGTGCATATGCGTTAGAACGCGAAACGCAATGTGAACTCCTGAAACAAAAAATCCGTGAATACGAAATACGGAATTTCATGGAG ATCATTCAACACGACGAGTTTCTCAATTTTGAAGTTGAGAAATTGCACTGTCTTCTAGAATCGGACAATTTGAATATAGCTCGTGAGAAAGATGCATTTGATTCAATAACACGTTGGTTCAATCACAATGTTTCTGCGCGCCGAGAACAACTACCTCGCTTAGTCTCTTGCTTGCGGCTTACACAATTCGATGTGGACTTCCTGTTGactcacatacaaacattaCCAGGCTGTGAGCTGTTGGCTTTCATGGCGTCCATGTGGATCAGGGAGCCCGCAGCACGGACAAAATTAAATATCCGGTTTACAGAACCTCGTGTAGGGGTCAATGCCGGAGACGGTGTTGAGAAAACATTGCTGGCACTGTACAAAGAG GCGGGCAAGAATAGCCCATGTGTGCTGCAATATGACAAAACTGAGGATAAATGGCAAGAATATGCGAGTATAAATAACTTTAACACCAAATGTAGTGCCGTTTTGAAAGATGataatatattgtttttggGCGGTACTGATCAGCATGGAAACGCATCTAACACCGTCCTCAGCTGGAATATACGGAATAAAACATGGAAAGAAATGCCCGCCATGAACCAGGCAAGACGGCTTCACAGTGTTGTCGAATTAGACGGTAAAATCTACGCTATTGGTGGTCGTGGGAATGATGATACGCTTCTGCAGTCAGTTGAAAG GTATACGACATCCAATGGTTGGGAGTTCGTGAAACCTTTGTTTACAGCACGACACAGTGGCGATGCAGTGTCTTTGAATGGTAAAATCTACGTAGTTGGCGGTTGGAATCAAACTCGCTTAAAATCCGTCGAATGCTACAATCCGGATACGAAAACTTGGACTCTTTGTGCGGATATGACGGAATATCGACGTTCTCCTGGT ATAACTGCACACAATGGTCAGATCTATATTGTAGCCGATATTTCAAATCACGATATCAATACTGTTGAACGCTACGATCCTCAGCGGGACACATGGACTACG ATTTGCTCTTTAGAAAGTGGAGGAACCGTTTGGAGCAGCATCGCTTGCGCATCTCTTGACAATAAACTTTGGGCTATTGGGGGTAGAGTGGGAGCTGAGAATAACACAACTGTAGCAGCTTATGACGAAGAAAATGACGGTTGGATACAGAAGAGCTTATTACCCAAATGTTTAATATATTCTTGTTTTGTTGTACCTGTATCTGTACTAGTATCACAGTATTAA